In a genomic window of Burkholderiales bacterium:
- a CDS encoding DUF2244 domain-containing protein — protein sequence MAINGAPTATYSLTAKRNCSLSTSGRHFVFALVSTVTFGIALVFATLGAWLILPFAGLEVLVLYLAFRYIERHACDFERISIAENNLLLEFHEAGELRRVEINCFWARVQCDARQRLTVRSHGREIEFGRHLTGRQRIALARRLKKYLGTAYSGGV from the coding sequence ATGGCAATCAACGGCGCTCCGACCGCAACTTATTCGCTGACTGCCAAACGCAACTGCTCGCTTTCAACGTCCGGCCGTCACTTCGTTTTTGCGCTCGTATCAACCGTTACGTTCGGCATCGCGCTGGTTTTCGCCACGCTCGGCGCCTGGCTGATTCTGCCGTTTGCCGGGCTCGAGGTGTTAGTGCTGTATCTGGCATTTCGATATATTGAGCGCCATGCTTGCGACTTCGAGAGAATCAGCATTGCCGAAAACAACCTTCTGCTCGAATTCCATGAAGCAGGAGAATTACGGCGCGTCGAAATCAACTGTTTCTGGGCGCGCGTCCAGTGCGACGCGCGGCAACGATTGACGGTGCGGTCGCACGGGCGCGAAATCGAGTTCGGCCGGCATCTGACCGGACGCCAGCGCATCGCTCTCGCGCGGCGGCTGAAAAAATATTTGGGCACTGCTTATTCGGGGGGAGTATGA